One Patescibacteria group bacterium DNA segment encodes these proteins:
- the leuS gene encoding leucine--tRNA ligase: MAEIKEKYDHQKLDAKWQAYWEKHKIFATNETGEKKYVLDMFPYPSGEGLHVGHPEGYIASDITSHYYRLKGFNVLHPMGFDAFGLPAENAAIKKGIPPAENTAKNIQRFKEQLNMLGFSYDWSRQVVTSDPEYYKWTQWLFLELYKNGLAYQKEAFVNWCPNDKTVLANEQVVGGCCERCGTAVVQEKRKQWFFKITDFAEDLLNGLDKLDWPDSTKEIQRNWIGKKQGIDITYPIEGTNETIVCFTTRPDTNFGATFVVLAPEHPLVKKVMDEEIIPQGESYVQAVRDYYQQALSKTELERLEEGKKKTGVFTGFFAINNLNNKRLPIWVSDFVLAGFGTGAVVGVPGHDMRDFEFAKEFDLPIVRVVIGTDGDISPIERAEQVQEKNGTMINSEFLNGLPIHEATQRIMEWLEEKGQGKITVKYRLRDWLISRQRYWGAPIPILYDKNDQPIPVKEKDLPVMLPTDVEFRPTGESPLTYSEAFKKLPVGYPEAVRREYDTLDTFVCSSWYYLRYADPKNAKEFTGKEELAHWLPVDVYVGGAEHATGHLIFARFITKVLHKLGYIDFNEPFLKLRHQGMILGENGEKMSKSKGNVINPDEVVEGFGADALRMYEMFMGPFDQAKPWSTAGIEGIKKFLDRVYRLVQERVKLSQDNSKEGDLHRLIIKITGDIEEFHFNTAVSAFMIFVNSAIEDGASTNWLEDFVILLAPFAPHLAEELWQNILKKPDSVFKAKWPGADPAKAKLDKVIIIVQEQGKKRGSLEVPAGADEAVVINLLKQDAKLAGFAEKSQYKFVPDKIINFY; encoded by the coding sequence CTGAAGGGTTTTAATGTATTACATCCGATGGGGTTTGATGCTTTTGGATTGCCGGCGGAAAACGCGGCCATCAAAAAAGGCATTCCGCCAGCCGAAAATACAGCTAAAAATATTCAACGGTTCAAAGAACAGCTCAATATGCTCGGGTTTTCTTATGATTGGAGTCGACAGGTAGTTACCTCCGATCCCGAGTATTACAAATGGACTCAATGGCTGTTTCTGGAACTATATAAAAATGGTTTAGCTTATCAAAAAGAAGCATTTGTAAATTGGTGTCCGAATGACAAAACCGTACTGGCCAATGAGCAGGTAGTGGGGGGCTGCTGCGAGCGCTGCGGTACCGCCGTAGTGCAAGAAAAACGCAAACAATGGTTCTTTAAGATCACTGATTTTGCCGAGGATTTGTTAAACGGATTAGACAAATTGGATTGGCCAGACAGTACCAAGGAAATTCAACGCAATTGGATCGGAAAGAAACAGGGTATCGATATCACCTATCCAATTGAAGGAACCAACGAAACGATAGTGTGCTTTACGACTAGGCCAGATACTAACTTTGGCGCCACATTTGTAGTGTTAGCGCCCGAACACCCGTTGGTTAAAAAAGTTATGGATGAGGAAATTATTCCTCAGGGTGAATCATATGTCCAGGCAGTTCGAGATTATTATCAACAAGCGCTTTCTAAAACAGAACTTGAGCGTCTGGAAGAAGGTAAAAAGAAAACAGGTGTATTCACGGGCTTCTTCGCGATCAATAACCTTAATAACAAACGTCTTCCGATCTGGGTTTCTGATTTTGTCTTAGCCGGCTTTGGTACCGGAGCTGTAGTGGGTGTTCCTGGTCACGATATGCGGGATTTTGAATTCGCTAAAGAATTCGATTTACCTATTGTGCGTGTTGTTATAGGTACAGATGGCGATATTTCTCCTATTGAACGTGCCGAGCAAGTACAAGAAAAGAATGGAACCATGATCAATTCAGAATTTCTTAATGGTTTGCCTATCCACGAAGCTACTCAAAGAATTATGGAGTGGTTAGAAGAGAAAGGACAAGGCAAGATTACCGTTAAATATCGGTTGCGGGATTGGCTAATAAGCCGTCAACGCTATTGGGGAGCGCCCATTCCCATTCTGTATGACAAAAATGATCAGCCGATTCCTGTTAAAGAGAAAGATTTACCGGTAATGCTCCCGACTGATGTGGAATTTCGTCCGACCGGAGAGTCGCCTTTAACTTATTCGGAAGCATTTAAAAAACTGCCAGTTGGATATCCGGAAGCGGTACGGCGCGAATACGATACCCTAGACACTTTCGTGTGCTCGTCGTGGTATTATTTGCGCTACGCAGATCCTAAAAATGCCAAAGAGTTTACCGGCAAAGAGGAGCTCGCACATTGGCTACCGGTGGATGTTTATGTGGGAGGAGCGGAACACGCTACGGGCCATTTAATTTTCGCCAGATTTATCACCAAAGTTTTACATAAACTGGGCTATATCGATTTTAATGAACCTTTCTTAAAGTTGCGCCATCAAGGCATGATTTTGGGGGAAAATGGCGAAAAAATGAGCAAATCTAAAGGCAATGTGATAAATCCCGATGAAGTGGTGGAAGGATTTGGCGCTGATGCTCTCCGGATGTACGAAATGTTTATGGGTCCGTTTGACCAGGCCAAGCCCTGGAGCACTGCCGGGATCGAGGGAATTAAGAAATTTCTAGACCGGGTTTACCGCTTAGTCCAGGAAAGGGTAAAATTATCTCAAGATAATAGCAAAGAGGGCGACCTCCATCGTCTGATCATAAAAATTACCGGTGATATCGAAGAATTTCATTTCAATACAGCGGTGAGCGCTTTTATGATCTTTGTGAATAGTGCTATCGAAGATGGTGCAAGTACTAATTGGCTAGAAGACTTTGTAATTTTACTAGCCCCGTTTGCACCGCATTTGGCGGAGGAACTCTGGCAAAACATACTAAAGAAACCAGATAGCGTATTTAAGGCTAAATGGCCCGGAGCAGACCCGGCTAAGGCCAAGTTAGATAAAGTGATTATCATTGTCCAAGAACAAGGGAAAAAACGGGGGAGTCTGGAGGTTCCTGCGGGAGCCGATGAAGCCGTGGTGATCAACTTACTCAAGCAAGACGCTAAACTGGCTGGTTTTGCAGAAAAGTCGCAGTATAAGTTTGTACCGGATAAAATTATTAATTTCTACTAA